The Armatimonadia bacterium nucleotide sequence CTGAAGCAACTCCTGGCAATCCCGGAGTCGTATCTCCTGCCGGGCTTTTGCACCGTCGGCTACCAGGAGGGAGAGACACCCGCGCCCCCTCGACGCGAGCTGCACGAGATGATGCACCGGGATGGCTTCGCCGGCCGCCATGCCTCGCTGGGGCGTTGGGCAGGCCCGCTCGAAGTGCTGCTGCGGCTCCTCAAGCTCCAGTTTCGGCGTCGGCCTCGGTAGCCTTGCCGGCCGGTCCGCCAACTCTACCTGGAATCGAAGGGCCGCCCCTTGACTGGGGCGGCCCTGTGTCTCTGCGGGATCACAACCGGCTACTTCGCCGGTGGTGGGGTCGACGCGGGAGCCTGGTAGCCGCAATCGCCGGGCTCCAGGAGACGGTTCCGCAGGTCTGCCTGCGACTTGTCGAAGATCTCGCCGTCCACGCTGAGGATGCGCGGGGTCACGAAGATCACCAGTTCGGTATCGATGGTCGTCGAGGACTTGCCGCGGAACAGCGCGCCGATGATGGGGATATCTCCCAGCAGTGGGATCTTGCGGTCTGTGGTCTCCTTCTGGCGCTGGCGCAGTCCGCCGATGATGATCGTCTCCCCGTCCTTGGTGCGGACCGAACTCTCTGCCTCTCGGCTGCTCAGCAAGGGCAGACCGGTGGTCGGGTCCACCTCGCTGATGTTGCTGACCGCTACGTTGACGAGGGACGTGATCTCCCCGTTGCCACCGGTCCAGGGCCTGATCTTGAGCTGGACGCCGACCGGGACAGCCTCGATGCGCTGCTGGAGCTGTCCGCCACTGTTGTACTCCACGAGGACGAATCGGTCCTGGCCGATGAAGATATCCGCAGTCTTCCCATTCACGGCCGCGATGCGCGGATTGGAGCGGATCTTGGCCCGGCCGGAACTGGTCAGGGCCTCCAGGGTAGCCTTGAGTTTTGAGGTCGAGGCCACCGTCTTCGTTAGTGCGCCCGCCGCAGCATCCTCAAAGCTCACGCTGCCGTTGGAGCTGTCGGTGCCGAAGCGTTGCTCGTTGCTGCTGTAGAGCCAGCTAAGGTCGCGTTCGACCCCGCCGGTGTTGGTCAGCTCGACCGCCACGACCTCCACCATGATGAGCGGAGGCGGGATATCGACGCTCTGCAGGTCGCGCTGGATCTTCTCCAGCATCTGCTGCGGCGCCGTGGCAACGACGGCATTCTGCTCTTCGTTGGACTGCAAGTATTTGGTCAGGAAGGTCGGCAGGAGCTCCTTGGCATCCTCAGCCCGCAGGTAGCGCATGGGGAAAGACGCTGTGCCGCTGCGGTTGTAGGTTGTGAGGTCGCGCGGCACGCCTTCGCTGAGCATGTAGACGTCGCCATTGGTTGAGAGGGCAAGTCCATAGCCGGTGGCAATCGCCTGGATCACCTCCAGCGGAGCCATGTCCTTGAGGTTCACGTTCACCTTGTGCGCGACTGCGTCATCCAGGGTGATGTTCAGGCCGGTCTGTCGGGCTACCTCGGCAATGGTCTTGTGGATGTCTGCCCGCAGCGCCCGCAGTGTGACCCGGCCGTCAGCGACGTTCACGGACAGGAACTCCTCCTGCTTGCTCTTCGCCCCGGTCTTTGCGGCCTCTCCACCTTCCGAGCGCAGGGGCGCATCTATGCTCAGGATGAAGGACCGCTCGTCGGTGCTCCCTACCCCCTTGAAGCGGCTGCGCTCCGAGAGGGTTACCTCCATTACGATACCGGTCCCGCCCTGGGCGTTCTGCGGGGTGTAGAGGACCACAGTGCTGACCGGAGGGGTCTCGACGTCGATGAAGTGTTCGTCCATCTTGAGCCGCGCACCGGGGAAACGCACGCTGATGAACTGGCGCGGCGAGCTATCATCGCCGCTCTCCCAGTCCCACTTCAGGATGCCGTCGGCCTTGACGGTGATCTGCACTGCGTTGGATGCCGGGTCCGCCTTGACCTCAGTGATGTTGCACCAGGTCTCAGCGGAAGCCTGCCCGGCCATCGCCAGTAGGGCTCCCAACACCAACAGAAGCGGGATGAAGGAGCGCGGCACGGCCGTAAGCCGACCTGTCAGTCTTCGGTTCATGATCTCGCCACCTTGAAGGCACTGCCGAGGTCCTGGAACGTCGGGGCTGGAGCTGGGCCTCCGGGCGGTGCGGTTCTGGGTGCTCGAAGTCCCATTGTGCCTACTTGCTGGGAACTGGGATGGCTTCCTGTTGCGCCGGCAGTCGCTGGATTGGAAGCGGCCGCCTGCGATGGTAAGTCAGAGCTGATCTCGTTGACCTTGGCCTCTTCCACACTGAGGAACACGATCACGTCGGTCAGGGCGCTCTCCTCGTCGGTGTCGGTCAGCAAGTCCCCAACAAGGGGAGCCGAGGCCAGAGGGGACAGACTGTCACGTGTCTTCTCCACGGTACGAGTGCGCAGGCCGCCGACGACGATTGTGTTGCCGGCCAGGATGCGGAGCGACCCGTCGGCCTGCTGCTGTGCGACGATGGGCGCACCCTCTGCGGTCCTGCCGATGAGGTTGTCGGCGCTGATCTCAAAGGGTACCGTGATCGTGCGTCCGTCTCCTGTCCATGGCGAGGTGCTCACCCGCACGCCTACATCGACACTGCTCAACTGAACTCTGATCCCCCGCCAGCTCTCTCGCACCGACTGGTAGTACTGGCGCTTGCCGACGAAGACCGTTGCCTCGCTGCCGCTGAGAACGGTCACAGAGGGCCGCACATCGGTTTGTACGCTTTCGTCCTCCAGCAGGTGGCGCAGGTCGACGAGGATATGGTCGAGCTTCTCGGTCACCACTCCGACCTGGATCGACCCGGACACCGGCGTGAGGCTCACAGAAGTCGTCCCGCGCTCGAAGAGTGCGTTCAGAGTGCGAGTGATGGACTGCGACCTTTCAGACTGCAGCACGACCATCCGCACCCGCAGTTGCTTGCCCTTCTGGTCCAGCGCCCTGATGTCGCGCTCGATCTTGTCGAGGAAGCTCTCGGGCCCGTAGGCGATAAGGGTGTTGCTCTCGACGTCCGTCTTCACGTACCGGAGGGCGAAGTCGGGCAGGAGCTTGATTGCATCGCCTACGGAGATGTTCTGCAGGCGCACCTTGCGAACGCTGGCCGACCAGTAGGAGCTGACGTCGACCACATCGCCTTGGCTGATGTAGTAGGTGCCCCCGTGCTCGTCGAGTTCCAGGCACGCGGAGCTACAGACTGCACGCAGAAGCTCATCCACGGCCATATGGGGCAGGTTGGCCGTGACCCGACGGTCGATCGACGGGCTCACAACGATCGGCTGGTCTGCGAGCCGGCTAACCTCAGCTATCACGTCGCCGAAGGGTGCGTTGACGGTGCGAAGGGTCAGGCCCTCGGCGCAGGGCTCAACCATCATGCTCTCGCGAAGAGGCCCGGCAGCTCGTGCCCCGGCATCCGCCTCCGCCTCATACTGCCGGTCGGAGTGGACGGTGAGGATAAGCTGACGCCGGTCGTCGGACAGGATCAGGTCCACCTGCACCGGGACCACTATGTTGTAGCGGCCCCACTCGGCCACGGAATCGTTCTGCTGCATGGCACCGATCTGAGCGGGTATGTAGGTGAACAGCGCTACCTCAAGCCCGACACCCTCCTGGGCATCTGCCGGAACGGACAGAGTGATGTGGCTCACCGGGTAGATGCCGACGTCCACATAGCGTCCGACTTGCGAGCGAGCATTGTAGAGGCTGATCGGGAAGCGCTGTAGTTGGGCCGGCAGGTAGCGCCGGCGCCGCTGATCATAGGCGAAGAAACTCTCGCTGGCATTGGCGGTCAGGGTTCCGTCGGCCTGGAGGATGATGCGTATCGCGTTGCTGAGGCGCTCGACCTTGGCCTCGGTAATGTTGACGTAGTTCGACGAGCTGCCCCAGGTGTACTGGCAGTGCGCCGGCTGTGCCCCGGCAAGCACCACCAGGACCAGGGCGGCCGACCAGCGCAGACCCAGCCACGATACACGCCAACCGAGGTCGATCGGTGGGCGTGCAGACTGCGGCCGGTTGTCATAGCCAAGTGCGGGCATTGACCGTCTCCGTGGCCGGGTTGTAGGGTCGGACTCCTGGTGGCAGCCGATCGCTTCGGCTGCTACTGCGGGCCTGCGGTAGCTGCAGTGCTTGGCGTCGTGCTAAGCCCGTTCGCGTTGAAGTGGTCGCGAATGCGCGTCTCCTCTTCCGCGGGGAGATGCCCCTTCTCATCGAGGACCCGCGCGGTGATGAACACCGCGAGCTCGACGTTGGTGTTCTCGATGCGCTTGGACTGGAAGAGCCGGCCGATGATCGGTATCTCGCCGACGATGGGGATGCGACTGCGCTTCTCGCGCAGTTCCGACTGGCACAGGCCGCCGATAACGACCGTCTGCCCGTCCCTCACACGCACGGTGGTCTGGGCCGTGCGTTTCGTCTTGGTCGGGAGTCCCGTGGCGGGGTCAAGAGCGCTGAGGGTGCTGATCTCCTGGTTGATCCAGAGGATGATCTCGCCCTGGCCGCCGGTGAGGGGACGCATATTCAGCCGCACACCGGCGTCGATCGAGTTCGTCTGGCCGCGGCCGGGGATGTTCACGGGCTTGGTCAGATAGCGCTGCTGGCCAATGAAGACGTTTGCGTACAGCCCGCTGATGGTGGCGACTCTCGGGTTCGCTCGGACGCGGGCCTTGCGCTGTGTGATGAGGGCATCGAGGTTGGCATAGAAGTCCCGAGGCAGGTGGGTGATGGCGGTTAGCACCGTCTGGCCGGTCAGGGAGTCGGTGGTGAGGCCGAGACTGTCGTTCTGGTACCCGAGACTCGCCGAGAAGGTGTCCGTCGACACGTCGGTGTACTCGACAACCAGCACATCCAGCATGATCTGGGCTGCCGGGATATCGAACTGCTCCACATCGCGCCGGAACTTGTCCAGCACTGCGCGTGGACCAGAGAGTACGACCGAGTTCTGGTCGGTGTTCATCTTCACGTCGCTCTGCAGGAAGATGGGAAGGAGCGACCGGGCACGCGCGGGCTGCACGTACTTGGTCGTAACGGCCTCGATCTCGCCGAGCATATAGGAGGAAGGCTTCTTGGGCACGCCCTCGCTGACGACGTAGACCTTGTTCACCTCGGAGAACGAGAAGCCGTACGCATCGACGAGGAGGGCGATGATGTCCTTGGGCTGCTTGCTGACGATGTTGATGGTGATGTTGCCCTGAACAGTATCGTCGACGATGAGGGGGAGACCGGCGGCCGCAGCCACCTTGGAGAAGACGTCATGGGCGTCGGCATTGACAGCGAAGACCGACATTCCCTTGTCCGACATCGAGACCGAGAGGCTCGGTTTCTCTGAGTCGGTGCCGGTAGCCGGCGCAGCAGGAGACTCTGTGGGTCTTGGACCACCGGGCGGGCCACCGGCGCTGCGGGTGAAAGTGGGCCTGGTGGGACGGGGCGGCGGCGCTTCCTCGTCTCCGTCTGCGGCCAGGGCTGGACCGACAGCGAAGATGATGCAGGTGAGGAGGGCGATAAGGGCGGTCAGGCAGCGGGCCTTGCTGGAGTCGAGCATAGGCATCCTCCTGCTTCTCCCTGGGAGTCCCGCAGGGGCCCTTGCGGGTCCCTGCAGGTCCGTCACTTGTCATCCGTTACTGCGTCAGCAACCTCACTCGGCCAGAGGCCTGGACCGATGTTCCAGTTAACGCAACATGGCCTCAGCAGCGGGCCTCAGGAAACGGGCGCCATGCCTGGGGCTGAGCATATCAGCTTTGTCAAGGGCGCTCAGGGCAACTCGGGCCCAGGCGCGTGCGTCTTCGGTATGGTTGGTGTCGACCGCAGCGGCAGCGCGTGTGAGGGCAGTGGCGGCCGTGCCACTCCACGCCAGAGCAAGCATCTCACGATTGGTAATGGCCAGCCCGCCTACCGGCGCATCAAGGGGACGGCGTGCACCGGCGCGCAGGCATTGGTTGAAGGCTTCATCAGCGGCCTGGAGTTGCTCCGTGCGACCCCACCGGGCGTGCCGGAACAGCTCCTCCAGAGCTTCAGGATCGAGTCCGTCTTCACGGATGCCCAGACGCACGAAGCCCAGACACAGGGCCGCTTCGGCCAGTGCCGGGTCGATCCGCAGAGCCGTCTCCAGATCCGCCTGCGCCCCCGAGACATCGCCTCCCGCCAGCCGCTGGACCCCTGACTGGTACACTGCCCGGGCACGCGTGGCCGGGCAGTTGAAGTACCAAGCAACAGCGCCAATGAGGGTCAGGACGAGAAGCGCGCCTAGAAGGTTCAGCCCCCAAACAAAGTCATCTGCGTTGCGACCGGCGCGCTGTGGCCGCGGTTTGAGCCCGGCACCCGGCGCTAGGCCCTTGCCGCCTTTCGCGATCCGCTGCCAGGATTCCTCCACCGCCGGCAAATCCTCAGCCGCGAGTGGCCCGCCGGGCGCTGGGGATGCGGACCCAGCAGGACTGGGCTGCGGGACCCCGGGCACCCCAGAGGACTGCTCTCCCTCGCCGGGAGCCTGCGAAGTCTCGTCCCTGGGGTCCAGGTCACGGTCTCGGGCGTCAGTCACCGAAAAACACCTGATAGACTCGCAGCCAGGATAGCATCGACTGCGAGTCTACCAGATTCCAGTCCCCAGGGACAGGGGGTGTCCCTGGTTTGCCGTGAGCGATGGTTCACGGCACGACGCTAGCTCAGCTCGGACAGTACCTTCTCCATTGCGTCGGCGCTCTGCTCGGCCTGGTCGATGGTGATGACCAGCGGCGGTGCCACACGGATCACGTTGCCGTGGAAGCCGACGCGTCCACAGACGACGCCCTCGGTGCACATGCGCCGGATGATCTCCATGGTCAGATCGGGCGCGGGCTCCTTGGTCTGGCTGTCCTTGACGAACTCCAGGCCGATGACGAGGCCCTTCCCGCGGGCTTCGCCGAGGACGTTGTAGCGCTCCTCCATCTGCTTGAACCGCTCAAGCAGGTAGGCGCCAATCCGTGCGGAGTTCTCGACCAGGTGCTCCTGCTCCATGATATCCAGAACGGCATGCGCCGCGGAGCACGAGACCGGGTTCCCGCCGGTTGTGCTGCTCATGTCACCGGGTGGCAGTGTGGCCATGATACGGGACTCCGCGATCAGGGCCGCGGTCGGGATGCCGCTGCCGATGCCCTTGCCCAGGCATAGTAGGTTGGGGCTGAGCCCCTCGTGCTCGATGCAGAACAGCTTGCCGGTGCGCCCGAAGGACGCCTGCACCTCGTCAACAATGAATAGCACCTCGTGCTGGCGGCACCACTCCTGGACGCGGGTCAGCCAGCCGTCCGGAGGGATGATGAAACCAGAGCTGCCCTGGTAGGGCTCGACGATTACCGCAGCCAGGTCGCCGGTGGAGGTGGTCTCGACTACGCGGTCCATCCAGCTCAGGCAGTAGAAGTCGCAGTTTTCGGGCTTCATGCCAAAGGGGCAGCGGTAGCAGTAGGCGTAGGGGCTGTACAGGCAGCCCGGCATGAGCGGACCCCACTGCTTCTTGGTGCCCATCTTGCCGGCCATGCTCATTGAACCCCAGGTGCGACCGTGGAAGCCGCCCCAGAAGGACAGCATCTCGTGCTTGCCGGTGAAGCGCTTGGCGACGCGCATCGCGGCTTCGGTTGCCTCGGCCCCGGTGGTGAGCATGAAGCAGGTGTCGAGGTTCTTGGCGCAGGTGGGCATGGCCTCGACCATGCGCTTCGCGAGCGTCACGCGCTCCGGGGTGGGGAAGTCGTACGGGTTCATGAGCCGCGCAACGGCTTCCTGGATCTTCTTCACATGGTGCGGGTGGCAGTGGCCCACGTTGGCGACCAGAACGCCGGAGGTCCAGTCGATGAACTCATGGCCGTCGACATCCCGCACGATGCAGCCTTGCGCACTCTCCCACACGATGGGTGCCTGCTGGGAGGTGCACCCCGGCTCGTACTGTTGCGATATGGCAATGTACTCGGCCGACTTCGGCCCGGGCAGTTGGTACTTGGGCATGGTATCTCCTCCGGCGGGGCGCTCTCCGTTCTCGCCGGTTTGTGATGTCCCTGACGGGAGAGCGCTCCCGCGCCTTCACTGATTGTCGGTGCTACTCGTCGAGAGTGCCTTCACGCAGGCCCATGGGCAGCGGTGCCGGCCGCTCGCAGGTGCTGCTCAGAGCGACGGTCGCGCCCTTCTCTGCAGCGTCGTACAGCGACTGCATGATGTCGAGCACGTGGAAGGCAAGGTCACCACTGGCGCGATGGGCCCGACCGGACTGCATGGCATAGGCCATGTCGGCGGCGCCGATGCTGCGGTAGTTCTCGGTGTAGACGTGGGTGAGAGGTACTTCCTTCCACTCACCGGCACGCCAGACGCTGACCGGGCCGCCGAAGGTGTTCGGATCGGGAACGCTGAGCGTGCCCTCCGTTCCGTAGACCTCGATGCGCGGCAGCCGCGAACCCCAGACATCGAAGCTCGTGGTGATGGTGCCCACTGCGCCACCGGCGAAGTGCAGGATACCGTTCACGTGGGTCGGCACCTCAACGTCGATCAGGGTCCCGTACTTCGGCTTGCTGGTGATGAGACGCTGCGGGAAGGAGATCGTGGCCGCGCTGGCGACCTTCTGCACCGGGCCGAGAAGGTTGACCAGTGTGGTGAGGTAGTACGGGCCCATGTCGAAGAGCGGGCCGCCGCCTGCCTTGTAGAAGAACTCGGGGTTCTCATGCCAGTGCTCTGGGCCGTGACCCATCATGAAGGCGCTGGCGCCCACGGGTTTGCCGATCCAGCCGTCGTCGATGAGCTTGCGGCAAGTCTGCAGGCCGCCACCGAGGAAGGTGTCCGGAGCGCAGCCGACGCGCAGGCCCTTCTGGCGCGCGGACTCGATGACCTTCAGACCGTCCTCGCGCACGACTGCGAAGGGCTTCTCAGTGTACGCGCACTTGCCGGCTGCGAGGGTCTTGAGGCTGATCTCGGCATGGGCGGCGGGGATGGTCAGGTTCACAACGATGTCGATGTTCGGGTCTGCCAGCAACTCGTCTACCGTGCAGACCTTCGGGACCCCGTACTCCTCGCCCTTGGCCTTGGCGACCTCCATATTGATGTCGCTGCAGGCGGCCGTCTCGAGGATTGGGAACTTCGCAGCAGCGCTGAGGTACGCACCGCTGATCTTGCCACAACCGATGACGCCAATTCTGACCTTCTTCATGCTGTTTCTCTTTCCGTGGATACCCTAATCCACATCAATGAGGATGACCTTGACAGGTACGGCTGGGAAATGCCTCTTGAGACGCTCGATGTCGTACACGAGCTGCTCGCCGTAGGAGACGCCACTCGACATCTCCCGGTGCAGCGAGTGGCACGGCACGATCTCAACGCCGACGTCGCACTTGCTCTCATTGAAGAAGTACTGGAACTTGGCCATGTCGTAGAACATGAACGCGTACTTGCCGAACTGGACCTCTACCAACACTCGATCCTTGACGAAGTCGACTTGCTTGTATGCACCGGCTATCGCGACCTCGGAACCGGGGATACGGATGGTGTAGGTATCCCTGAGCTCCTCGAAGCCACGAGAGCGGAACTCCTCGGTGAAACGCGCATTGAGTTCCTTCGGAGAGTAGAGCATCCGACCGACCTTCGTCTTCTCGCGGCTTTCCTTGTTCTTCCCGATCTGGCTGATGGCCGAGATTGTGGCGTCGATCTCGGCGCCAATCTCCGGGTAGCGCACGAGCAGTATCTCGGCTCCGCCAAGGTGCGAGTACTCGTAGACCTTCTCCATGGGCGCTGTACCCCCCGATGTCTGTGCGATCACCAGTCGAGCGGACGCTGCGACAAGGTGCTGGACGGGTCGGGCTCGTAGACCGGCTTCCCCATGGGGCGTGTCCGCAGAGTACCGGCTACCTCAGCGTCAACGCGCCCTTTGGCGATCTCGAGATACCGAGCCATGATGTCGGCCCCTGCACAACGTCGCCCGTGCCTCACGGCAGCGACCGCCGTGCTCCCGACGCCGATGTAGGGATCGACGACCAGACCATCGGGCAGGGTCATGCTCAGCACCAGCCGCTCGATCAGCTCCACGGGAAACTGGCAGGGATGCTCGGTCTTCTCCACGTGGTTCGACTTCACGTTGGGAATATCCCAGACGTCCGTCGGGTTCTTGCCCAGTGGGTTGCCCGACAGCTCGCCCGCCCTCGGCCCCTTGAAGTGTCTCTTTCCCGGGTACTTCTGAGGCACTCGAACAGGATCGAGATCGAAGATGTAGTCGTCGCTCTTCGTGAACCACACGATCGTCTCGTGGCGGCCCGAGAAACGTTTCGAGCAGTGGAGACCATGCCCGAAGTGCCAGACGATCCGATTGCGCAGTTTCAGCCCAAAACTCTTGAACACGGGGTACAGGGCCATGTCCAGCGGAATCACTTCGCCGT carries:
- a CDS encoding site-specific DNA-methyltransferase: MYEGDRLDLLRQIPDGAAQLVVTSPPYNIGKEYESRQRLDDYVAEQAETISEAVRILAANGSICWQVGNCIAADGEVIPLDMALYPVFKSFGLKLRNRIVWHFGHGLHCSKRFSGRHETIVWFTKSDDYIFDLDPVRVPQKYPGKRHFKGPRAGELSGNPLGKNPTDVWDIPNVKSNHVEKTEHPCQFPVELIERLVLSMTLPDGLVVDPYIGVGSTAVAAVRHGRRCAGADIMARYLEIAKGRVDAEVAGTLRTRPMGKPVYEPDPSSTLSQRPLDW
- a CDS encoding aspartate aminotransferase family protein, which encodes MPKYQLPGPKSAEYIAISQQYEPGCTSQQAPIVWESAQGCIVRDVDGHEFIDWTSGVLVANVGHCHPHHVKKIQEAVARLMNPYDFPTPERVTLAKRMVEAMPTCAKNLDTCFMLTTGAEATEAAMRVAKRFTGKHEMLSFWGGFHGRTWGSMSMAGKMGTKKQWGPLMPGCLYSPYAYCYRCPFGMKPENCDFYCLSWMDRVVETTSTGDLAAVIVEPYQGSSGFIIPPDGWLTRVQEWCRQHEVLFIVDEVQASFGRTGKLFCIEHEGLSPNLLCLGKGIGSGIPTAALIAESRIMATLPPGDMSSTTGGNPVSCSAAHAVLDIMEQEHLVENSARIGAYLLERFKQMEERYNVLGEARGKGLVIGLEFVKDSQTKEPAPDLTMEIIRRMCTEGVVCGRVGFHGNVIRVAPPLVITIDQAEQSADAMEKVLSELS
- a CDS encoding BglII/BstYI family type II restriction endonuclease, which gives rise to MEKVYEYSHLGGAEILLVRYPEIGAEIDATISAISQIGKNKESREKTKVGRMLYSPKELNARFTEEFRSRGFEELRDTYTIRIPGSEVAIAGAYKQVDFVKDRVLVEVQFGKYAFMFYDMAKFQYFFNESKCDVGVEIVPCHSLHREMSSGVSYGEQLVYDIERLKRHFPAVPVKVILIDVD
- a CDS encoding Gfo/Idh/MocA family oxidoreductase encodes the protein MKKVRIGVIGCGKISGAYLSAAAKFPILETAACSDINMEVAKAKGEEYGVPKVCTVDELLADPNIDIVVNLTIPAAHAEISLKTLAAGKCAYTEKPFAVVREDGLKVIESARQKGLRVGCAPDTFLGGGLQTCRKLIDDGWIGKPVGASAFMMGHGPEHWHENPEFFYKAGGGPLFDMGPYYLTTLVNLLGPVQKVASAATISFPQRLITSKPKYGTLIDVEVPTHVNGILHFAGGAVGTITTSFDVWGSRLPRIEVYGTEGTLSVPDPNTFGGPVSVWRAGEWKEVPLTHVYTENYRSIGAADMAYAMQSGRAHRASGDLAFHVLDIMQSLYDAAEKGATVALSSTCERPAPLPMGLREGTLDE